The following nucleotide sequence is from Aspergillus luchuensis IFO 4308 DNA, chromosome 1, nearly complete sequence.
GTGGATAGCAGGAGAGTGTCCAGTTCCATGCCAAACGGCAGTACTTTAGCTAATGACCAATCGACAATACCAGTGATCTCAAAGTTGTCCTCGCTAATCAGGATGTTCGTTTGGGAGAGATCGTTGTGTGTCAGGACTTGCACATATTCTTGATTGAACAGATCTGGAAGACTGCATTCAAGTTTCGAAATCGTAGTGGAGGAAAGTATGAGAGGTGGAGCGTTCCTTATTTTCTCAAGCTGGTGATAGATTGCGTCTCGATAATTTGCCGACACCGAAGGATCTACTGGTTGTGGATTTAACCAACACCGAGCGAAGTATCTAGAGAGCATTACTATCTATGTTCGCTTTATCCATTTCCGCAAATGGCGGCATGTATACAACGTAGGGAATGGAATAAGAGACGAGCTACCTGGCAAGATGTTTGACAAAGCACATGTATCTGGCTTCCTCTCTGGGACTCAACTCAGTTTCGGTGCTGAATAACTGTAGGCAGGGACTACCTGATAAACAGGCCATCGTATATACGAGTAGAGGTGGATCTGAATGTGGCATGTTGCCGTGAAAAGTAGCTTCTGGTACTAGATCGCCGTGGATGAATCTTGCCAGCTCAATGAGTGTTTGGTCCAAGGCAGACTCTCGTTGTCGGAAAGACACGATCAAACCTGATCGCTCATCTGAGCTATCTGTGCAAAGAACTGTGTAGCTCAGTGAGCCCGGAATGTCGACTTCTCGAACAGTGGAAGCACCTGTGATCCTACGAGCGTGGTCACCGCAGTCTAACTGGGTCGGAAATTCACGAACTTCGAAGAACCTATCGACGATTTGTTGAGCCCAAGACCGCTCCTCCGTCATCGTTTTACAAGCTAAGTTGTCTTAACTTGGCTTGAGGAATTGTACAAGGGAGACAGAATAAGGGAATAGCTAGGTGCAGGATTCTCTGCTGCAACAATGTGAAAACTCATCATCTGCGCGATCGGGCCCTTCGTTGACAGAGGGGCTTCCATTAATCACGTGGGTGCCGCATGTCAGAAGACATCACAACATGAGAAAGCAATTTGCTTTTTGTGGTAAGTTGGTAGTGACTTTGAAGGTTATGATACATTAGTCGGGCAAAACATTGTGCTGAATCATAGAATGCACCGCGTCCCTCACACTCTCCTCTAAGCCGATGTATTCCCACTGACTACCCTTTCCCTTCGAGAGTATCTCCAAGCTAATCCGCGTATCCCAACCGGTAGGGTGTATTCCCTCGGGCAGCACCTTATCCGGTGTACCGGCTGGAATCTTTTCGCGCAGTTGAGGGAAATGCTTTCGGATGGTATTCACGACCAACTGTGGCGTAATGAGCCCTGAGACAAGCACAATACGTTGCCCTCCAGCAGCGGGATTGGTAAGTGCATCTACATGGCTCCTCGCCACGTCTCGCTCGTCGACAAAATGATAGTATGGAAACTGCACATCCTCAATTCTGGCATGAGTCCCGTCGATGAAACTAGCAATTGCAAAATAATTACTTTCGTTGATCGACCCCTTCCCAGAAATTGGGTGGATTATGGGTCCGGTGACGATAAGAGGGTTGATGACAGTGAGGTCGAAATTGGGACTATTTGCCTGCATGAAATCCCAGGC
It contains:
- a CDS encoding uncharacterized protein (COG:S;~EggNog:ENOG410PRQY;~InterPro:IPR011009,IPR002575;~antiSMASH:Cluster_1.2) yields the protein MTEERSWAQQIVDRFFEVREFPTQLDCGDHARRITGASTVREVDIPGSLSYTVLCTDSSDERSGLIVSFRQRESALDQTLIELARFIHGDLVPEATFHGNMPHSDPPLLVYTMACLSGSPCLQLFSTETELSPREEARYMCFVKHLARYFARCWLNPQPVDPSVSANYRDAIYHQLEKIRNAPPLILSSTTISKLECSLPDLFNQEYVQVLTHNDLSQTNILISEDNFEITGIVDWSLAKVLPFGMELDTLLLSTGYMDLSGWHNYTCRERMISYFWDEFWAHCRVFDDKRQHEIRTMAMQATKIGAVLRYAFQRNADGSPSEELTTSNWALKTLKALLCC